A window of Dysgonomonadaceae bacterium PH5-43 contains these coding sequences:
- a CDS encoding lysyl-tRNA synthetase class 2 (product_source=KO:K04567; cath_funfam=2.40.50.140,3.30.930.10; cog=COG1190; ko=KO:K04567; pfam=PF00152,PF01336; superfamily=50249,55681; tigrfam=TIGR00499) yields the protein MNVSELSEQEILRRQSLDELRTNGINPYPAQEFVVNAYSTNIVKEFEDEAPRKEVSIAGRIMSRRIMGKASFVELQDSEGRIQLYISRDDLCPDENKDLYNIVFKKLLDIGDFIGITGYVFRTKMGEVSIHVESLKVLAKSLRPLPIVKYKDGVAYDSFDTPELRYRQRYVDLVVNEGVKDIFLKRTKIFNSMRNFFNEKGYIEVDTPVLQSIPGGAAARPFITHHNALDIPLYLRIANELYLKRLIVGGFEGVYEFSRNFRNEGMDRTHNPEFTCMEIYVSYKDYNWMMSMTEQMLERICLDVLGTTEVKVGDNTINFKAPFRRVTMIEAIKENTGIDITGMNEEQLRNVCRELHIEQDATMGKGKLIDEIFGETSESKYIQPTFITDYPKEMSPLCKMHRDNPELTERFELMVNGKELANAYSELNDPIDQRERFEEQLKLSEKGDDEAMFIDQDFLRALEYGMPPTSGMGIGMDRLVMLLTGQTSIQEVLFFPQMRPEKTN from the coding sequence ATGAACGTTTCAGAATTAAGTGAACAGGAAATCCTTCGCCGACAAAGTTTAGACGAACTTAGAACGAATGGAATAAACCCTTACCCTGCGCAAGAGTTTGTAGTTAATGCGTATTCAACAAATATAGTTAAAGAGTTTGAAGATGAAGCTCCAAGAAAAGAAGTATCTATAGCTGGTCGTATTATGAGCCGTAGAATTATGGGTAAAGCTTCCTTTGTTGAACTACAAGACTCGGAGGGTAGAATCCAATTATATATTAGTCGAGATGACCTATGTCCCGATGAAAATAAAGACCTATATAATATAGTATTCAAAAAACTGTTAGATATAGGTGATTTTATAGGTATAACTGGATATGTATTCAGAACTAAAATGGGTGAAGTATCCATTCACGTTGAAAGTTTGAAGGTATTGGCTAAATCGCTACGACCTCTTCCTATTGTAAAATATAAAGATGGTGTTGCTTACGATTCTTTCGACACTCCTGAATTACGTTACCGACAAAGATATGTAGACCTTGTTGTTAATGAAGGTGTAAAAGACATATTCTTGAAAAGAACAAAGATATTTAACTCTATGAGAAACTTTTTTAACGAAAAAGGTTATATCGAGGTAGATACTCCTGTTCTTCAAAGTATTCCTGGAGGTGCGGCTGCTCGTCCTTTTATTACTCACCACAATGCTTTAGATATTCCATTATACTTAAGAATAGCTAACGAACTATACTTAAAAAGACTTATAGTTGGTGGATTTGAAGGAGTTTATGAATTTTCCAGAAACTTCAGAAATGAAGGAATGGACAGAACTCACAATCCCGAATTTACTTGTATGGAAATATATGTTTCATATAAAGACTACAACTGGATGATGAGTATGACAGAGCAAATGCTTGAACGTATTTGCTTAGATGTATTAGGTACTACAGAGGTAAAAGTAGGCGATAACACAATTAACTTCAAAGCACCTTTCCGTAGAGTTACAATGATAGAGGCTATAAAAGAAAATACTGGTATTGATATTACTGGTATGAATGAAGAACAATTGAGAAATGTTTGTCGAGAACTACACATAGAGCAAGATGCTACTATGGGTAAAGGTAAACTTATCGACGAAATATTTGGAGAAACAAGCGAAAGCAAATACATACAACCTACTTTTATTACCGACTATCCAAAAGAAATGTCGCCTCTTTGCAAAATGCATAGAGATAATCCTGAATTAACCGAACGCTTCGAGCTTATGGTTAATGGCAAGGAATTAGCAAATGCATACTCTGAGCTAAATGACCCTATAGACCAAAGAGAACGTTTTGAAGAACAACTCAAACTCTCTGAAAAAGGAGATGATGAAGCTATGTTTATTGATCAAGACTTTCTTCGTGCATTAGAATATGGAATGCCTCCTACTTCTGGTATGGGAATAGGAATGGATAGATTAGTGATGTTATTAACTGGACAAACATCTATACAGGAAGTTTTATTCTTCCCTCAGATGAGACCAGAAAAGACTAATTAA